taTTATAGAATAAATCATGAAAGCGAATCACTCTATAATAGTCactttattttagagtaaaatatagagaaatttATAGAGTACCATTAGAGATGATCTAAGCATCCGAAGAAATGTCTCCACCAGCTGTCAACAGTCTTTCTTCGTAATTCTACTGAACGGGTCGATCCTCTACTCCCCTTTGTTTTAGAAACTTATCCTAAGGTCTCCTCTCCTTTCACTCGAGTGACAAAAGCACCTCGCTAAGAGGTAGAGGAACCAACCAAAAAAACGTGTTGTAtcaagaaattaaaagaaaatactcaggtattattttcatgtaaatattattgtgttttgtaaaaataatatgtggaagcttaaacctaaatatagatgtgaaatattaattttcattttccaaaatcttaaagaaatttaaaagaatattttatagtAGTTTTccttaaaaataattgtatcaTATGTTTTTGAAGTcctaagcaaaaaaaaattgtaaaaagtTATTTGGTAATACTTTTTACAAACGAAATTGGTGATAAACatgatattaaaatttatttaattaaaaattaattgtaagAATGGTAGTGATACAAATTGTAAAAGTATTAATTTTAAcctatttgatagtaattttaaaGTTAGTTAATTATAAACTAATTCATTGTAACGCAAAAACTCATATCTAgcataaacataataaaatattataatttgtttcaCTTGACTGGTAAACACACTAGCTGAATCAAGATGGCTGAAATAATATCGATGCTACGACCCTCAACCAAAGTCTAAATTCCTGCCAGAAAACAAAGATTGTTCACCAAAATATCAAAAGCCTCTTCTACAAAGATGCTATAATCTTTTGTCTTTATTCTTAATACTCTACTCTAATGAGGGCACGTGGCATACTACGAATTACATTagtaaagagaagagaaaagaggagCAGATGCAAACAAGAGAAACCACTGGTTAATATGcatattttcttctcttcacCTTTTTGCTTGCAACTCGCAGAGGGAAATACATTTTATTAGTAGCTACAGAGCTAAAGAGATGGAAGTAAGCATGCCGAAAACATATGCGCAGAAGCAGCTCGACTCTGAGTGATCTCAAGGAGgtaagatctttttttttttgtttcatttgtgtAGAAAGTCTCTGAGATCTTCCTTCTTTGTTGTAATTGTAAGAGATGGACACAAGCATGAAGAAAACTAATGCGAAAAAGCAGCTCGACTCTGAGAGATCTCAAGAACGTAAGATCTTTCCTTAATATGTTATGTGTAATAGAAAGTCTCAAATGTTGAAGTGTATTGATGTTGGTATCTGAATGAAATTTTAATCTGAATGTTTGTTGGATTTATAGCTTTATGTGTTGGTCTTATGAGATTGATGTTTATAAAACATTAGcgaaatgtttattttaaatgtttgttgGATTTGCAGCTTTTACGAGTTAGGTTTATGAGATTGATGTTTATTGAACATTAGAGAaatgtttattttgaataatggtgaggttttgagtttttagaaGTTGGTATTTTGTTATCTTTAATTTCATATTTCTATGAATAGTCAGACGGTTCaccaataaaaatgtttttttttctggttgaGATAATAGAAATCtagaatcaataattaaaagTGTCATTACAAATTCTATTCTTTTAACTCTGTCTTAAACATGTTGgcataatataataatattgaaaCATATAATGTTAGTATATATGATGATATGAACTAATTTCTAAGGGAATCTTTGTGAGATTTCCAATTTTAAGGGTTGACTTCAGTGACAAATGACTTtgaatgttttattttgtagcAGATTTTGAAGAATTGGATAAGCTTGAAAAATATGATGTATAATCTCAGTAAGCAAAATCAAAAATTGGTGATGATTGTAGTCATGAGGAGCATGCAGTTCAGTGACCAAAAAATGAATATGAAGCTGTGGAAGGTGAAACAAAGAAAACTTGAAGAAAAGTTTGAGAGACTAATATCTCAAAATGTACAACAAACGCACAGCCTTTGGAACAATAGGAAGATAATTACGCAGACTTAATAAAGTTGAATAATCAGAAGATAGCCATGCATTCTAAACTATGTGACAAGGAaatattcatccaaaaacttAATGCGATTAGTAAGATGTCTACGTGATCAAtgcttatataaatttttacttcGAATTGATTATTCATTGTATATTTTTCAAGATTTGTGTACACTTACTGAGGATATAAAGAAACACGAGATGGAGAAAACTAATCTACTTGAACAACTAGCTTGCCGAGATTTGAAGGATAGAACATCAATATTAGTAAGAACTGACACCACAATTTAGACAATAGTTCAAAATTTACTTAATTTGAAGGTTTAATAATTGTACAATGTTTCAGGAACTTAATAAACTTTATGATGTGTTAAAGAAGCAAAAGGAAAATATGTGTAACcaactaaaatttttaaaaaatattatcatggAACATAAAAAGATTGTTTATTTAGAAGTGGTTTGCCATATTTATTGTTTCAGGAATTGAAGAAAATTGCTAATGATGAGAGAGTTATGTATTCTACACTACATGACAAAGAAAAGTTAATATAAAAACTTAACTGAGGTTAGTAACATGTTTACAtagttaataattatatatattttttacttccAAGTGGTTATtcattgtatatttataaagGAATTTGTCTAAACTTGATGAGGCTTAGAGAATCACTAGAAGAAGAATGCTAATTTACTTAGAACATCTAGGTGTCAAAGATAAGATCCTCAAGTAACATGAAGAAGTTAGTAAGATTTAAGTTTCTAACTATACAACTGTTAAATTTGGTAATTTATATTGTTGTCGATTAGACTGGTTAGCACGGGATTCTGTAAATATTGTTATTGTTGAAAGTCATAAAATATTGTGTTTGGACTAAAATTTGGAAAATCACGTCTTTggtggaaattttttttttttgtaggactacttcatttcatttcattaaaattaaaaagtccAATGACCATTACAAGTTGGgccataatattaaaattttaagccCAATAAAAgtttacaagaaaacaaaattacaatTGTTTTCGTAATACATGATTATGTAGAATTGATAGCCACTTTGTGACACGCGTCCATCATTTATCATAATCCAGTTTTTTTTCCGCGACACTCCTTCTCCGTTCACCAAAGAGCTTCTCCGCCGTGAAACTCAAATTGACAACCTTTTTCTGATAATTACATCACCAAAGCTTGTGTtgtatgtcatatttttttgggaaatttattttttagccaaaaatgataattatgtACTAATAATCTCACATATATTTTGTTCTACTAGactaaaaattttcaaaatggcAATACTGCccttaatttcaattaaaaatttaaaagtacaattaagaaaatataaattttaactaaagtaactaaaaataaatattaaaaatcccaaacaacgtttttctatttaaaaatattaaattatactcaagaaactatttaaatttaaaaattaattttataaatcacgagtttctaaaaaataaaaaatcttgatttataaaatcaattttcaaaaacgattttctattttttaaaaaatatttcaaatcccAGAAAACgaatttttgatttaaaattaattttataaatcatgattttatttttttaaatcgatTATCATTTTTGAAacgattttctattttttaaaaacaatttaattaataaatataaaaaactgaatatttttatgaatatccCATTGAAGAGTAAGGGAACACTATTGGGTTACATGGAACCTTAGCTCATCTTGGATTTAGTATTCTCTGGGATCCTCTAGGAGTCTAATTGATCCGGCTTCTGTGCTTCATGACAAGATTATGCCTGGGCCTCCACGTGCCATCCTCAGTGATGAAGAAGATACAGAAAGCTCAGGATTAAGTTATACTCATGTTCGAGTTGCTTTCATAGTCGATGCTAACATAAGGTCATATGTAATGATGGGTTCTGTGTCGTGAGGTATCCTTAACTTATTGTTATCATCTCATAAATATCAATTATTCCTGTAAAAGGATCACTTTTTACTTTATTCTAACACAGTCCTTCAATATTATAGGATTGTAAGTCTCATGCTGTAACACTCTATGAAGCTGGAAAGCAAGAAAAGGAAGACACCACTATATGAGGCTGCCACTAGGACCATAGACGAGAATGCACCAACAACAACTAGAACAAAGGCAGATGCTGAAGAAGCAGATAGCGGAGAAATGGTTTTTCCAGGACTGAATTTTCTGTATGATGATGGTTCAGAGTTGCATCCTTTTTAACATTAGTGCTTGCCTTCAGGCTCGTCAACCAGTTGCTCTGATAGCAGAAGCTGCTGCTGCTACATCTGCAATCCTCGCCCCACAAACTAGTTAACTCTCACGAAGACTCTAGCCACTTTTTTCATAGGACATCAAGTGAAAGGTGAAAATATTTTGACTGTAATCTTGAATCTTAATTTTACTAGTCAGTTGTAATCTTTCTCTGAGCAGACCGTTTGCATCTGCATATAGTTACTTCGGTTTCACAAATTCATGACCAAATAGTTTGGTTTTGTGTTGGTTTGatgtgaattttgttttatttgattgCAAATCTGAAAGTGTCGATTCTCAGGCATGGACTATTTCATCTTTTATAACGTTTAATGTATATGGAGTTGCTAATTCCAGGGAAGAGGACAGAGTAAAAAAAGAAGTATTTGAATCTTGTATAGTGAGTgcagagaagagaagagaagaggtcTGTTTTGAGATAGAGCGAGATCTCCAGAGTTGTGCAACTTCTCTTAGCTCTTCTTCAAGTTATGAGACATGAATAGAGCAGAtaacaaagaaacaaatatcTAACCTTATTCaatgcaaaaaataattttccacTGCCGGGCTTCGAACCAGGAAAGTCCTCGAATGATCAGGAGTTTTAACAAAGTGTGCTACAGCGGATCTTATGACTTCTAGATATccttgaatatatataaattaaaacgtTCAGTAGAGAATATTCACAATAATGGAGATGTTCTATATTAATTGATGATTTTTATGGCAACTAATGGagataataaatacaaaaaaatgaaaggGAGACATGTAGACAATAATTGGAATCTGAACCACAATAATGTCAACGAATTTGAAACTCAGAACCAAAATCTATTTTCTACTTCTACATATATTCCAATCTATATATGGACTATTCCATCTTTTATAACGTAAATGGAGTTGCTAATATTTGTGCATCAGTTAAAGTAGTTTGATCATTTTTGCAAATACTATAAACAGAATTACTCTGGAACTTTGTCATATATATGAAAGATAAAATTTTTTTGTCATATATATGAAAGATAACTTGAGACATGTTGTACATATtacaccaaaaaataaaaacacaactACATAGATTCGTCAATGTAAGTAGTAGTCGTCTCTTGACAACAGACTGAACTTTTTCAAACAACTGACTTGATCACTGATAAAATCACACCCAAGCTTCTCTAGTTCCATGTGGTATTCAAGATGATCATCGAAACAAACACTTGTTTCCATCTGATTTAGGGCTAGCCGAGCACTTATCCTCTGGCTTCTGATATCAGTGTTCCTGTGATCGATCTGTCTCTTTTCTTGCACTTTCTCTCGCGCCTTGGCGATCATGTCTTTGAAACTGTGATCTTGATCACCTGGTTTTGTTGTAACAACCTTGGACTTAGCCGTCTTTGTGACATGAAGGGTCGTAAAAGATTGCACCTTTTTTGTAAACTTGACCGGTATAGCTTTTGCATCCGCAGGTTCTGTGAACTTAGACTTGGAAGCTTCGAAGGTCTTCTTTTGTCTCTTCTCCTCCGGTGGTTTTTCCTCATTAGAATGTTTGCGTTTCTTCGGAGTCGCCGCCGTAACAACAAGGTCGCGCCTTTCCTTGCCATCTCGTCGCAAATTAGGGTTTATGTGTAAGAAGGAGGAACTGGTTGATTTGCACCCAACATCTTTGATTTCGTATCTCTGATCTCTCGGGAACTGATATCTCAAATCGGTGGAAATCGAAGCAATCTCCATCGCTCTCGCTAATCTTCAACAAGAGTGATGACGATTGGAATAGAGGGGAGAGAATGAGAAGGGAGAGTGATGATTTTGTTTACAAAACCCTAAAGACACTAAGAGGATACAATTATAGTAGAGTCTTAGGGACCAAGTTACTATGTTCTTGAGTATTTATTAGTCTATCTCACTCGCCACGCGTTGGGCCCACACTCTCCAGGTATATTTGGGCGTGTTTTTCTAAACTTCTATCTTTGGTGgatgacacaaaaaaaaaactgcatcTTTGGTGTTCATTTATTTGGATTTAATTCTTATTTTTCGtttgatcagaaaaaaaattcttattttttctatctttattccctttttatttgttttttctttcataatttTCGACTGTGCTTGTGAAATAATTTTACAACAAGTATAGTTCATgaattaaacattaaaatttatattacacCACTTATTTTTTTTACCTAATTTTATTAGGGCCTGTTAAGAGGGGAGGGGGGAAAATTTATATAAAGGTTgttaatttttcaaaagttgAGAGATTTTTTGAAATTGGAAAGAGTTGGAAATAGTTTTGTATATTGTGaaaaaaatctagaaaaataaattagtttaatgattttaagaatccaatagatatatgtatttttttttttgtattttcttaagtTTGCATTAGAAAATGAACATAGAAATTTAATATagaatagaatatattttttttggtaaatattaaTACCAACAAAATGAAAGTAATTATATTTCTGTGCAACTATTATTCgagaaaattaacaaattattcaaataaaattagtGAAATAACTTTGAACTATATTTCTCTATTATAATcaagtttaaaaattttcagtATCTAGGTAAGTTCCAGAGTGACAGACCAAAGAAAAGAACACCTCTTTGGGGTTAAAAGCTTTGATAATCCAGAATGAGTGTACTGTTCTGCTGGAGTAGTTATAATAAAGATTTCAATTCATGGTTTAGGACCAAATCAAAAACTCATAAAAGCTTACACTACTGAGACAAGTGTCTTGTATACAATTTTCGTCATGCAAAAAGAGGATACAAAATATTGGACTAATAATACAAGTAAACAATCAACGTGTGATCATAAAAGAAACAACTTACtcgtaaaactattttaaaccTCTCCTGCCTTTGCTATTGCAGATGTAATGGTCTCGACCTCTGTAGGACGCCACCATGACTTCTGAACAGAGAGCACTCCTTCACCATCTTTAGATTGTGTCAGTTTTACATTCCATTGCAGACATTTCACCATCTTCTCAATTTCCCCAATTGTTTCCATGTCATCTCTTACTATAAACGTTCCTTGTGGTCTAAGAATCCTGTCCACTTCAGCCATTACCGACACCAAGTTGCACCTGAAAGGGTTTTGTTTACACACACAGTCATCAGATTTTGCAATCAAGAAAAGGCGACAGAGGTGCATATTACACATACCTCTTCTTCAGTGAAGAGAAAAGATGATCAGCATGAAGGAGGTCGTAAGTTCGAGGGTAAGTGCTGAATGATTCACACCAGTCATGGTAGATTCCAAACAAACCACGTTCATATATGATTGGAAGCGTATCTGGTGAGTCAATGGGAACTACATTCATCACCCAGAGTTTCAGATCCTTCAATGCAGCAGCAAAACTGAAAAACAGAAAGATATCATTTAGTAACAGATGCATGGAGCTAATTTTGTAATGGTGACTTACCCTCCATACACAGCTCTCATGTCCATCACGTTTCTCACATAAGACCAATCGATTCCCATACCGTTGAGGTATGACTTTGAGACAATAGTCTTCCAACGCTCATGGTCTGCTGTGAAATCCTCTGGTGCAGGTTTTCCATATACACCTTCCTGAGATTCCAACCACTGAGGAGCAGTCTCTACTCTCTCTGGCCATCTTTCAGGCCAAACTGCTCCACGTTTTGTTGACTCTTCTGCCACTTTGTGCATACATGCCTCAAGTGGAACATTCCTGCACATCAAAACACACATACTTTTTTAGCAACAGAGTTCAATATAACTGAGAATTGATGTGAGAAAAGGGAAATAGATAAACCTACCAGGCGGCATTTTGATCATCAGAGTCTTTGCATAGAGGCGGCTCGTTCTGAGATCTTTGGTTGTAGCATTCATTCGACATTGGCTTTTGGTAAACGGCAGCACTAACTTCATTCAGTTCATCTTTCTTAATCGTCTTTAACTCCCAGCACATTGCCTTTGTGAGCTTTGACATTgctacaaaacagagaaaagcATCTCACTTAGTCAATTAAGAACCAATTGCAAACAGTCTTATTCATATCCAAAACAAGGGAACCAAAATATCCAAACCTTTCCATATGGCAACGTCTTCTTCGTCCTTCCTGTAAACTGGAGTTGCCGACCAGACAAAGAAACCACCTGGCCTCAATGCACGGTTCAATTCCAAAAGTAGTTTACCACCTTCAATATGCCAAGGGACTCTACAACGAGCACAATGGATAAGGTCGAAAACAGATCCTGGAAAAGGCAATCTCTTGGTTCCCATAACGTTAGACATTGCAGGGATACCACGTTCCAAAGCAAACTGCACCTGCGCCTCGTGTTCATCTTTGGGAGCAAATGACAAAGCAAGCACATCTCTGTCAAAAAGATATCCTCCGAAGCTAGCAACACCACACCCAACATCCAATATAACACGTGTTCTGTTTCCCCAAGCAATGTCAGGATATGACTGCAATCAATACACATATCAATAATAATGAGTAATAGTCAATGAAGAAAGTTGAATGAAAGATCAAAATAATATGCTGTACCTCTTGGAGGAAATCGATATAGTGAAGAGCACCGTTCTTGAACTGAGTACCACCACCAGGGAATGTTAAGTATTCACCACTCATCTTCACCCAGTTTTGATGTCCTTTGACTTCTGCAAGCTTCATGTGAGGAACATTGGTGTACCAGATCTGTGTGGCAAACACACACAACATAAAGAGTTAATCATTGACAAATAACATAAATGTAAACTCAAGAAGCTTTTACCTTTTCTCTGCTCTTAGGCCATTTGATGGATCGCTTATACCCTTCGGGAAGAGAAACAAGGCAGCTTGGAGCTTCCTCGGGACAATGCCTCTCACGATGTTCATAATGCTTTCTGGCGAGCTTCCTGATAGCTTCCCAGTTGTCAAGGCAAGGGATATAGTCTGGTCCAGCTGTCACATTGCAGACTTTCCATTTGATAGAGGAGACTTGAGCTTTCTTCTCGTTCTGCGACTCAACCAATTGGGTAGACCAAGCCCCTTTTCCTGTGCTTGACTCCTTTGTGATTTCAGACTGGTCACCAGCCGGGAACACGTCTTTACTCTTCTCAGTGCTCTCTTCAGTTTCTTCTGTCTTTTTCTCGGTGTTCTCTTCAGTAGTCTCTTCGGTTTTATTACCATTGTTTTCTTCAGAGCTCTCTTCAAGTTGTGTCTTCTCCTTTTGCTTAGTTTCATCACTTTCTGGTTCCGTGTCTTTCTCACCTTCTCCATCTTTTCTATCCCCTTCACCATTTTTGTCTTCAAATTCCTTTTTCTCTTCAGCCTGCTCTGTTTTCTCACCAGAGCTCTGAGGATCAGGCTTCTCTTCGTTGCTCTCTGTCACAACTTCCGTCTCCTCAGTCTTTTCATCAGGAAAACTCTTGGAGCTTCGATCAACTTCTTCGTTAGTGGAATAAGTATTGGTAGTAGTTTCCACATCTTTGGTAGTCTGGCTTGGAGAGAAGTGAATAGCCTCGGTAGGGGCAGACCAGGAAGACATGAACATCCAAGCCCCAAccaaagagagagaaacaatcaaaactatggtaatggttaAGCCATAGCCCGATGACTTCTTCCCGTCTACACGAGAATATTTCCCCATTGCCATGTTCCTCCTTAGACCCACCAGCACAATCCCTAGTCAAAATGCACCTGCAAACACACAACGAGAATACAATGACTATTAAGTAACAGAGTCAAAACCATCAAGAGGTCCTTAAAAAGAATGTTTAGGTAAGGATCTACAGTGAGCTTGtttctttaagcttttgtttgatGGGTTAACCCCAAAATCTGAGACTAATCACATGGCAATATGATACTATAAGAACACAGAGCAGAGATGACATGTGATTAAAGATCtataaatcaaactaaaaatcaacaaaaaaaaaaacactcggATGTAGGACTTAGATCAAACATCGGCCAAAACTTAAATCATACAACTTTGATGAGCTAAAGTAAGAAAGTAAACAGAGGAGGAATCTTGCATTTAGAGAAACGcaacaacttaaaaaaaaaaaaacagagttgcTGTAAATACCAGAAGCAGCTTCAGGTCTCTACCAAGATTGCAACTTTGTTAATAGATAAGCGAAATCTCCAGATCCGGATCTAGTAGAGAGAGTGAATGATACAAATGATCCACCACTAGATTGGCTCTTATACCTCAAGAGCAAGTGGTCATAGTACTAATGCAAAGGCGGTAGTAGTGTGTTAAAATACCAGAATTTGGATCTGATCTCcaccaaaatttaattaatttttttgactttcctctgttttttattagaaagaaaaacaataattgAGAAACTTCGTTTTCGAAGATCTGTTCATACGCTGATCCACCGACACGAACAGCTAAGCTCTCAGTATGAACGATATTTTTTAGTTCACACGAGAACGGCACCGTTTTTGGATGTGGGAAACAGTTAATCTCGTGCTAACAACGGCCCAATAGGCCCATTGTTGCTAGGTTTCGGGTTAGCCCATATTGAGAATTTAAGATCCGACTCCGGGTTGTTGTCGGATCCCATTTAGATCCGTTTCTTGTTGTGTTATCAAAGGGTTTGACTTTTCTGTTCAGTTTCCGAGAATCATCACCAGACCAGAGAATCTGAGaaagggaaaagaaaaaaataacaaaaaggaAAGGTGAGATCAGatctgaaagaagaagaaagggagGGGAAGCAGATAACATGTCTGCGATTGTTTGCGGCAGCAAGAGATCTCTTTTCGACGATTTGTCCGCCGCTTCTTCTTCGCCTCCCGTCTCCAAGAAACTCCGTCgcttttcatcttcttctccgccTCGTTTCTCCTCCTcatccctcctcctcctccatcaccTCGCGGCCCTTTTCCCCGACATGGATAATCAAGTAAAGTTTCAAACTTCCTTTCCCGGGTTTTGCAAAGATTCTGACTTTTCTTTGCTTTATTTGTTAGATTCTTGAGCGGGCGATCGAGGAATGTGGTGACGATCTCGATTCTGCGATTAGATCTTTGAACCAGCTTCGTTTAGAATCGACCAATAAGGATTCAGAAGaagcaggaggaggaggatcgtCAGAGAAAGAGGAAGTCTTGAACTTGGATGGTAACGAGTGGGTTGAGCTCTTCGTGAGGGAGATGGCGAATGCTTCAGACATGAAAGACGCTAAAGACCGTGCTTCGAGAGCATTACAAGCGTTGGAGAAGTCCATCAACGCACGTGCACGTGCAGGTGCCGACGCGGCCACGCAGAGCAGTCTACAGCAGGAGAACTCGATGCTGAGGCAGCAGTTGGAAGCTATAGTCCAGGAGAACGGTTTGCTTAAACGAGCCGTGGTGACGCAGCAGAAGCGGCAGAGGGAAACCGAAGATCAAAGCCAGGAGTTGCAGCGTTTGAGGCAGATGGTTAGTCAGTACCAGGAGCAGCTGAGGACTCTCGAGGTGAATAATTATGCTCTGACGCTTCATCTTAAACAAGCGCAGCAGAACAGTAGTTCGATCCCGGGTCGGTACCATCCAGACGTGTTCTAATGTTGCTTTGTTAGTCAGAGTCAGAGGAGTGTGCTCAGACGTATATCTAATTTCATTTCCAAGGGTTTGTTGTATGTTTCTGATTCTCCGTTGTGACTATGTTTATTGTTATATGAATTCTGGAATGATTGGTTATACTGTGGGGAACAACGATGTCTCCGAAACAGTTtacttgtatttttttagacaAGACCTTTGAGACATACCTGATTCTGTAAGGTTACAATaccatacaaaaataaaaataaaacatgtacATACAGTATATACATGCACTTTTCAGTTGCGATCTTCCATCTattatacaatgatgtatataaattatctgAATCAAACGTAAAAACTTTTGAATGGGGAAAGCAGTAGAGCCTTTTAATGAATATGAATAATATGTAAGGGACATAGCTTTCCTAAGCCAACAAGGATGAAAGGAGAAGAGTAAAACGGGCACTCTGCATCAAAGTGGAGTTGGAGCATGATGACAAGCCTTTTAGATGAATGAAAAAAACAGTCTGAGGATCCCCTTGTGGAATGTTGATGACCTTATACTCATCTTTAAGTATATTTGTGATTCTCTTATAATGGATCATCCAATGATTTGTCGATCAAATTGTTTGAGAGGTTAGAGAACTCTCAGAAAACTCTCAAAACCCTTGTAAACGAGTCTTTTAGAAATAAAGACTTTTTCTTTGAAGGTACTGTGTTTATAAAGTACGACTACAACTGCGtctaagaaaacaaaaaacaatgaaCGAATCCATATGCAAAGCCACTTCCAATCCAAGAGACCGTCTCAGGCTATTGTTATGAACAATCCCTTTACCCTgcaaaagaacaataaaaaaagaCACAAGTGATACGGAAAATACAACAATCAATTAGATTACCATAGCCGAGaatgatattaaaaaatattaaaaaaaaggtaaaaaagtAACAGCTAGCTTATTGGAAAAATTTTAGACAGATACCATTGGCAATAATCAATAACACAAACAAACTCAAAGAATAAAGAGTAAACTGCAACCTCAGCCGAAAGATGGTGATCTAGTGATTAATAATCATGGGATTATCATTAAATATGGACGATATTATTCATCATCGATTGCAGCGAACCAAATAATAAGACTGGTTTAAGAAAAATAGTTAGAAAACAGAGGTCAGATGGTAGTGCATGTCTATGAATCTACACTGTAATTCAGATTTGCAGACGTATGGTTCAATAAACATCCTCATTCCCCATGCTTTGCAATAATAAAAAACACAAGCcatatgattggaaaaggatCAGAGGACATGGCAAATCACTCAGTTCTGCAGAAGCAGATCAGACTGGGTGTCACAAAACAATTAATGCCTTTTCTTCACTTCCAATTAAGATAACAAAACCAAACAGTTATGaaaatcttataaaaaaatatatctgagAGAATCAGACGAAAATAGTCAATCACCATGTTGCAATGGATGCAAATAAGACTGGGGCGACAATTTCATATCATCACTTTCgtcaataaaaataaagaatcaCAGCATTGAAAATCAACCAAGCAGAgcaatagaaaaaaaatcaacactAAAGAGTTGAGATTTTTTAACACATTAAAGCTATCAATGGATCAGAAAAGGGCGAATCACTCACTCTGCCAAAAGCAGATCAGACTGGGTGTCACAAAACAATTAATGCCTTTTCATCATATCAATTGACTAAATCCTAAGAACAAGAAAAATACAAGATGAAGAGAATCAGACGAAAATAGTCAATCACCATGTTGCATACACCGTAGTGGATACAAATAAGACTGGGGCGACAATTCCTTATCATCACTTTCTTTGAGAGCC
The Raphanus sativus cultivar WK10039 chromosome 1, ASM80110v3, whole genome shotgun sequence DNA segment above includes these coding regions:
- the LOC108807643 gene encoding probable methyltransferase PMT24, with product MAMGKYSRVDGKKSSGYGLTITIVLIVSLSLVGAWMFMSSWSAPTEAIHFSPSQTTKDVETTTNTYSTNEEVDRSSKSFPDEKTEETEVVTESNEEKPDPQSSGEKTEQAEEKKEFEDKNGEGDRKDGEGEKDTEPESDETKQKEKTQLEESSEENNGNKTEETTEENTEKKTEETEESTEKSKDVFPAGDQSEITKESSTGKGAWSTQLVESQNEKKAQVSSIKWKVCNVTAGPDYIPCLDNWEAIRKLARKHYEHRERHCPEEAPSCLVSLPEGYKRSIKWPKSREKIWYTNVPHMKLAEVKGHQNWVKMSGEYLTFPGGGTQFKNGALHYIDFLQESYPDIAWGNRTRVILDVGCGVASFGGYLFDRDVLALSFAPKDEHEAQVQFALERGIPAMSNVMGTKRLPFPGSVFDLIHCARCRVPWHIEGGKLLLELNRALRPGGFFVWSATPVYRKDEEDVAIWKAMSKLTKAMCWELKTIKKDELNEVSAAVYQKPMSNECYNQRSQNEPPLCKDSDDQNAAWNVPLEACMHKVAEESTKRGAVWPERWPERVETAPQWLESQEGVYGKPAPEDFTADHERWKTIVSKSYLNGMGIDWSYVRNVMDMRAVYGGFAAALKDLKLWVMNVVPIDSPDTLPIIYERGLFGIYHDWCESFSTYPRTYDLLHADHLFSSLKKRCNLVSVMAEVDRILRPQGTFIVRDDMETIGEIEKMVKCLQWNVKLTQSKDGEGVLSVQKSWWRPTEVETITSAIAKAGEV
- the LOC108861670 gene encoding uncharacterized protein LOC108861670, with the translated sequence MSAIVCGSKRSLFDDLSAASSSPPVSKKLRRFSSSSPPRFSSSSLLLLHHLAALFPDMDNQILERAIEECGDDLDSAIRSLNQLRLESTNKDSEEAGGGGSSEKEEVLNLDGNEWVELFVREMANASDMKDAKDRASRALQALEKSINARARAGADAATQSSLQQENSMLRQQLEAIVQENGLLKRAVVTQQKRQRETEDQSQELQRLRQMVSQYQEQLRTLEVNNYALTLHLKQAQQNSSSIPGRYHPDVF